One Candidatus Devosia phytovorans genomic window carries:
- the prfA gene encoding peptide chain release factor 1: protein MASLPQDKLDALETRFQYVEASLSGGAGPDEFVKFSKEHAELAPIVGEIRAYNKALSDRDEAEALLKSGDKDMAEMAEAEIEELDGKIETLFQSIRILLLPKDEADEKSIILEIRGGTGGDEAALFAGDLFRMYERYAQNHGWKVTVMEESPGEMGGFKEIIANVSGKGVYARMKFESGVHRVQRVPATEGSGRIHTSAATVAVLPEVEDIDIEIRNEDIRIDTMRASGAGGQHVNTTDSAVRITHIPTGIVVTSAMKSQHQNRAQAMVVLRSRLYEMQREERDSARSAERKGQVGSGDRSERIRTYNFPQGRVTDHRINLTLYKLDKVITGEALDELIEALITTSQAEQLAAMEMPN from the coding sequence ATGGCATCTCTACCCCAGGACAAGCTCGACGCGCTCGAAACGCGCTTCCAATATGTCGAGGCATCCCTGTCAGGCGGTGCAGGTCCGGACGAATTCGTCAAATTCTCCAAGGAACATGCCGAACTCGCCCCGATCGTCGGCGAGATCCGCGCCTATAACAAGGCGCTGAGCGATCGCGACGAGGCCGAGGCGCTGCTCAAGAGCGGCGACAAGGACATGGCCGAAATGGCCGAAGCCGAGATCGAAGAGCTCGACGGAAAGATCGAGACGCTGTTCCAGTCCATCCGCATTCTCCTCCTGCCCAAGGACGAGGCCGACGAAAAGTCGATCATCCTCGAAATCCGCGGCGGCACGGGTGGCGACGAGGCGGCGCTGTTCGCCGGTGATCTCTTCCGCATGTACGAGCGCTATGCCCAGAACCATGGCTGGAAGGTCACGGTGATGGAGGAAAGCCCGGGCGAAATGGGCGGCTTCAAGGAAATCATCGCCAATGTCTCAGGCAAGGGCGTCTATGCGCGGATGAAGTTCGAATCGGGCGTGCATCGCGTGCAGCGCGTGCCGGCGACCGAAGGCTCGGGGCGTATCCATACCTCCGCTGCCACCGTCGCCGTGCTGCCGGAAGTCGAAGACATCGATATCGAAATCCGCAACGAGGATATCCGCATCGATACGATGCGCGCCTCGGGCGCCGGTGGCCAGCACGTCAACACCACCGACTCGGCGGTCCGCATCACCCATATCCCCACCGGCATTGTCGTCACCTCGGCGATGAAGAGCCAGCACCAGAACCGCGCCCAGGCCATGGTCGTGCTGCGCTCGCGCCTCTATGAAATGCAGCGCGAAGAACGTGACTCGGCCCGCTCCGCCGAGCGCAAGGGGCAGGTGGGTTCGGGCGATCGTTCCGAGCGCATCCGCACCTATAATTTCCCGCAAGGCCGCGTCACCGATCACCGCATCAACCTGACGCTCTACAAGCTCGACAAGGTCATCACCGGCGAAGCGCTGGATGAGTTGATCGAAGCGCTGATCACCACGAGCCAGGCCGAACAGCTCGCGGCGATGGAAATGCCGAACTGA
- the prmC gene encoding peptide chain release factor N(5)-glutamine methyltransferase, which yields MLSRLGFASAALDAKLLTGHALGYSTLDLALRENEPVDEAAAALVAELIRRRMTGESVARIIGHREFYGLDFLLNAATLEPRPETEMLVDLGLGALPAGGRLLDLGTGTGCIPIAILANQPDASGIAVDLSVVALDAAQANAKQHGLGNRLALRPGSWFEPLEPGQKFDLITSNPPYITSAVVETLEPEVRDFDPRLALDGGPDGLAPYRIIAREAGAFLKPNGHLLLEIGYDQGAAVSALLLEAGFEDVTVHRDLAGLDRVVAAHHI from the coding sequence GTGCTGAGCCGGCTGGGCTTTGCCAGTGCGGCGCTTGATGCAAAATTGCTGACCGGCCATGCGCTTGGCTACTCCACCCTCGATCTGGCCCTGCGCGAGAACGAGCCTGTCGATGAGGCCGCAGCAGCTCTCGTCGCCGAGCTCATCCGCCGCCGCATGACCGGCGAATCCGTCGCCCGCATCATCGGACACCGGGAATTCTACGGCCTCGATTTCCTTCTCAACGCAGCGACCCTCGAGCCGCGCCCGGAAACGGAAATGCTGGTCGACCTGGGCCTCGGCGCTTTGCCCGCAGGCGGGCGGCTGCTCGATCTGGGCACCGGCACAGGCTGCATTCCCATTGCCATACTCGCCAACCAGCCCGATGCCTCGGGGATTGCTGTTGACCTCAGTGTCGTGGCCCTCGACGCGGCCCAAGCCAATGCGAAACAGCATGGTCTGGGCAACCGCCTTGCCTTGCGCCCCGGCTCATGGTTCGAACCGCTCGAACCGGGCCAAAAGTTCGATCTCATCACCTCCAACCCGCCCTATATCACCTCCGCCGTCGTCGAGACGCTGGAGCCCGAGGTCAGGGATTTCGACCCCCGACTGGCGCTGGATGGCGGCCCCGATGGCCTCGCGCCCTATCGCATCATTGCGCGCGAGGCTGGCGCCTTCCTCAAGCCCAATGGGCACCTGCTGCTCGAGATCGGCTACGATCAGGGCGCGGCCGTCAGTGCGCTTCTGCTCGAGGCCGGTTTCGAGGATGTAACGGTGCATCGCGATCTGGCGGGGCTTGATCGTGTGGTCGCGGCGCACCACATTTAG
- a CDS encoding DUF4167 domain-containing protein, with product MRPNNQNNKNRQRGRNGGRKHVNPLSRNFESNGPDVKVRGNAAHIAEKYLQLARDAQSSGDSVMAENYLQHAEHYFRIVSSAQQAQNGQRPDGQDDDFDDDMPDMNSRFASPQPQQQPQYQPAEGEEQPAAEGGEQPSQQQGEQRPRQEGERPPRGDRRDRNRNRERFRPEGEVQQLPVPTAAAEQPVIADAPVEAAAPAAPVEAAVEGEDRAAKPRERRPRRRRPAAGEGDLANSDQPDVGGLPAFLTGGATNAAE from the coding sequence ATGAGACCCAATAACCAGAATAACAAGAATCGGCAGCGCGGCCGCAATGGTGGCCGCAAGCACGTCAATCCGCTGTCCCGCAATTTCGAGAGCAACGGCCCGGACGTGAAGGTGCGCGGCAATGCCGCCCATATCGCCGAGAAATATCTGCAGCTCGCCCGCGACGCCCAGTCGAGCGGCGACTCGGTGATGGCCGAGAATTACCTGCAGCATGCCGAGCATTATTTCCGCATCGTTTCGAGCGCCCAGCAGGCCCAAAATGGCCAGCGTCCGGACGGTCAGGATGATGATTTCGACGATGATATGCCGGATATGAATTCGCGCTTCGCATCGCCCCAGCCGCAGCAGCAGCCGCAGTATCAGCCCGCTGAAGGCGAGGAGCAGCCCGCCGCCGAGGGTGGCGAGCAGCCAAGCCAGCAGCAGGGCGAACAGCGTCCGCGCCAGGAAGGCGAGCGTCCGCCGCGCGGTGATCGTCGTGATCGCAATCGCAATCGCGAGCGCTTCCGCCCCGAAGGCGAAGTGCAGCAGCTCCCGGTTCCGACCGCCGCTGCCGAGCAGCCCGTCATTGCCGATGCTCCAGTCGAAGCTGCGGCACCCGCCGCTCCGGTCGAGGCAGCTGTTGAAGGTGAAGACAGGGCTGCAAAGCCGCGCGAACGCCGTCCGCGCCGTCGCCGTCCGGCCGCCGGTGAAGGCGACCTCGCCAACAGCGACCAGCCTGACGTTGGTGGCCTGCCGGCCTTCCTGACCGGCGGCGCGACCAACGCAGCCGAGTAA